A stretch of the Mycobacteroides immunogenum genome encodes the following:
- a CDS encoding MbtH family protein has product MSINPFDDDNGSFFVLTNDEEQHSLWPAFVDVPAGWRVVFGAADRAACLDNIERQWPDIRPKSLRERVAQGRTVDQ; this is encoded by the coding sequence TTGAGCATCAATCCATTTGACGACGACAATGGCAGCTTTTTCGTTTTGACCAACGATGAGGAGCAGCACAGTTTGTGGCCGGCGTTCGTCGACGTGCCGGCTGGCTGGCGAGTCGTCTTCGGCGCGGCTGACCGCGCCGCGTGTCTGGACAACATTGAGCGGCAATGGCCCGATATTCGGCCAAAAAGTCTGCGCGAGAGGGTGGCACAGGGTCGGACTGTTGATCAATAG
- a CDS encoding cytochrome P450, translating to MSKIAKTALPPGPPLPLAVQSILMASYGLRFLAGCQRRYGNMFTLRIPLSGKVVYLADPADIKTVYAGDPHVFHSGEAHWFFRGLLGDSSLFVLDEDEHHDQRRLLMPAFHRDAVARQTAQMADIAAANIAEWPVGESFPVAPRTTDITLEVILRTVIGASDPARLAALRKVVPRLLYMKPWETPAITNPNLRRYWPWRGVGRRMAETDALLYAEIAERRADPNLAERTDVLAMLVRATDDNGRTMSDQELRDHLLTSIAAGHETTATALSWVLERLTRHPAALAKAAEAADASAEGDPAGDEYLDAVVKETLRIRPVIFSSGRVLKESVAVGGYQLPAGIMVDPAIGLVHASSAVYPDPERFDPERMVGTTLSPTTWLPFGGGNRRCLGATFAMVEIRVVLREILRRVELGTTTAPDEKQQAKHVTFVPHRGGAIRVRAIKTCGPAVAPTCPAGSHGSGQSREPQR from the coding sequence GTGAGCAAAATTGCGAAAACAGCATTGCCACCCGGGCCTCCGCTGCCTCTGGCAGTCCAGTCCATATTGATGGCGAGCTACGGCCTTCGCTTCCTGGCCGGCTGTCAGCGCCGCTACGGAAACATGTTCACATTGCGTATTCCGTTGTCGGGCAAGGTGGTATACCTTGCCGACCCCGCCGACATCAAAACTGTGTACGCGGGCGATCCGCACGTTTTCCATTCCGGTGAAGCTCATTGGTTCTTCCGCGGTCTGCTCGGCGACAGCTCGTTGTTCGTCCTTGACGAGGACGAACACCACGATCAGCGCCGTCTGCTGATGCCCGCGTTCCACCGAGATGCCGTCGCCCGTCAGACCGCCCAGATGGCCGACATCGCCGCCGCAAACATAGCCGAATGGCCGGTCGGCGAGAGTTTTCCCGTTGCTCCCCGCACAACCGATATCACCCTTGAGGTGATCCTGCGAACTGTCATCGGCGCATCCGATCCCGCCCGGCTGGCTGCGCTGCGTAAGGTCGTGCCGCGTCTGCTGTACATGAAGCCGTGGGAGACCCCGGCAATCACCAATCCGAACCTGCGGCGCTACTGGCCATGGCGAGGAGTCGGTCGACGGATGGCGGAGACCGACGCCTTGCTTTACGCCGAGATTGCCGAACGCCGCGCCGATCCAAACCTGGCAGAACGCACCGATGTGCTCGCCATGCTGGTCCGTGCCACCGACGACAACGGCCGCACCATGTCAGATCAAGAACTACGTGACCACCTCTTGACGTCTATCGCCGCGGGACACGAGACCACCGCAACGGCGCTGTCCTGGGTATTGGAACGACTGACCCGCCATCCGGCCGCGCTCGCCAAGGCCGCAGAAGCCGCCGATGCCAGCGCAGAGGGAGATCCCGCCGGTGACGAATACCTCGATGCCGTGGTGAAAGAGACCCTACGGATCCGCCCGGTCATCTTCAGCTCGGGCAGGGTCCTCAAGGAATCCGTAGCGGTGGGCGGCTATCAACTGCCCGCGGGCATCATGGTGGACCCCGCAATCGGCCTTGTACACGCCAGCTCCGCGGTTTATCCCGACCCGGAACGGTTCGACCCGGAGCGGATGGTCGGTACGACGTTGAGCCCCACAACCTGGCTGCCGTTTGGCGGCGGCAACCGCCGTTGCCTCGGTGCCACCTTCGCCATGGTCGAGATACGTGTTGTGCTGCGCGAAATTCTGCGACGCGTGGAATTGGGCACCACCACCGCGCCGGATGAAAAGCAGCAGGCCAAACACGTCACCTTCGTGCCACATCGCGGAGGTGCTATCAGGGTTCGAGCGATCAAGACCTGCGGACCCGCGGTGGCCCCGACGTGCCCCGCAGGCTCCCACGGATCTGGTCAGTCGCGGGAGCCACAGCGGTAG
- a CDS encoding glycosyltransferase: protein MKFVLASYGTRGDIEPCVAVGRELMRRGHDVRMAVPSDLIDFVAAAGPQAVPYGPDLQNVLDAHREFWTHFFRNFWKIPELVEKRREVVEPFLQCWKDIVATLTSLADGADLLFTGVNFEDAAGNVAEYYDIPLATLHLFPLRSNGQFVPYLPGSLGRSAMKAGEWLAWQNAKKVERVQRGELKLPKAIKPSPWRITERGSLEVQAYDAACFPGLAAEWERFATRRPFVGALTLDLPTRFDDEVAAWIAAGAPPVFFGFGSLPVESADKTLAMINGACAQLGVRALVCSAGSDFGDVVDPENLKIVSAMNYSAAFPRCRAVVHHGGTGTTAAGLRAGVPTLILSTDLDQTLWGRRVKQLKVGTARRFSGTTEKTLVSDLRSILDPQCAARARQLASRMTEAAESVKAAADLVEKLATDYRCGSRD, encoded by the coding sequence ATGAAGTTTGTGCTGGCAAGCTATGGGACGCGCGGTGACATCGAGCCGTGCGTCGCCGTCGGCCGTGAGCTCATGCGGCGGGGCCACGATGTGCGTATGGCGGTGCCGTCGGATCTGATCGACTTCGTCGCGGCCGCCGGGCCTCAGGCCGTTCCCTACGGACCGGATCTGCAGAATGTGCTGGACGCGCACCGTGAGTTCTGGACGCACTTCTTCCGTAATTTCTGGAAGATTCCGGAGTTGGTCGAGAAGCGGCGCGAAGTGGTCGAACCGTTCCTGCAATGCTGGAAGGACATCGTTGCCACGTTGACCTCGTTGGCGGATGGGGCCGACTTACTCTTTACCGGCGTGAACTTCGAAGACGCGGCGGGCAATGTCGCGGAGTATTACGACATTCCGTTGGCCACGTTGCATCTCTTTCCACTGCGGTCCAATGGTCAGTTCGTGCCGTACCTGCCGGGCTCGCTCGGCCGGTCGGCCATGAAGGCGGGGGAGTGGCTGGCTTGGCAGAACGCGAAAAAGGTCGAGCGTGTACAGCGCGGTGAACTGAAGCTGCCGAAGGCAATAAAGCCCTCGCCGTGGCGGATCACCGAGCGCGGTTCGCTCGAAGTTCAGGCCTACGACGCGGCGTGCTTTCCGGGGCTGGCGGCGGAGTGGGAGAGGTTCGCAACTCGCCGGCCCTTTGTTGGTGCGTTGACACTGGATTTGCCAACCCGTTTCGATGACGAGGTGGCCGCGTGGATCGCCGCAGGTGCGCCACCGGTCTTCTTCGGATTTGGCAGCCTGCCCGTCGAGTCCGCGGACAAGACACTGGCCATGATCAATGGGGCCTGTGCGCAGTTGGGTGTCAGGGCTCTCGTGTGTTCGGCCGGATCTGACTTTGGCGATGTGGTCGATCCCGAGAACCTCAAAATTGTGAGCGCGATGAACTATTCGGCGGCCTTCCCGAGGTGTCGTGCGGTGGTCCACCACGGCGGCACCGGTACCACGGCGGCCGGCCTGCGTGCCGGTGTCCCCACGCTGATTCTGTCCACGGATTTGGACCAGACACTGTGGGGCAGGCGCGTCAAACAACTCAAAGTGGGTACTGCCAGGCGGTTTTCGGGCACAACGGAGAAGACCCTGGTGTCAGACCTACGCTCCATCCTCGATCCACAATGCGCGGCCAGAGCCCGGCAGCTCGCCAGCCGCATGACCGAGGCCGCCGAAAGCGTCAAGGCCGCAGCAGATCTTGTGGAGAAGCTGGCGACCGACTACCGCTGTGGCTCCCGCGACTGA